Below is a genomic region from Isosphaeraceae bacterium EP7.
TGAGTCGATCGTGAGCGTGGAACTGGAGTTCCGGCAGCAGGTCGCTCAGCGCGATGCACAAGAATGTGCCCGCGGAGAAGGCCAATGCATTGGCCGTCAAGGCGTCCGACTTGCCGGGGCCGGTGAGCCCGATTCCCGCGAAGAAAAGCAGCACTCCCAGCGGGATCATCAGGGAGAAGCCCAGGTTGACCGTGTGGACCACGTTGCGTGGGACGCCCGCGCGGAGCATCAGGCTGACGATCGTCAGGGCGTCGGCCGGCTTGTGGAGCACGGTCGCGAGGAAGACGCCCCACGAAGTCATCCCCAGCCTCGTATCGCCGAGCGCATTGTCTGCGGCCACGGCGCTGGCCAGGGCGATCCCACCGGCGATTGTGTGGGCGGTCAGGCCGATCGCGGCAGCCCCCCAGTGGAGCGAAACTCCCTTGGTCCCCGGCCCGATGCCGCCTGGAGCAGCCTCGTCGACGAGCCCTGCGGCATGCCCGCGGCCGTCGCCATGCTCGTGGAGATGCGTCGGGCAGGGCTCGTGCGGGTCGGCCGGCGCTTCGTGATGGTGGAACGCGAAGAAGCGTTCCAGGAAGAAGAGCGAGAGCAGGCCCGCGGCCGTCCAGGCGAGCGCATTCTGATCGCCGCCGCCGGCCAGCTCGATGGCCTCGGGCAGCATGTGGAAGAAAACGGCTCCTAGCATCGTCCCAGCGGCGAAGCTCAGGTAGACCTGGAGCCTGGTGTGAGTGAGCGAGGCGGCCAGGGGGAAGCAGCCCCCGAAGAGGCTCGCCACGACCACCGAG
It encodes:
- a CDS encoding ZIP family metal transporter, yielding MVARLALFSVSVVVASLFGGCFPLAASLTHTRLQVYLSFAAGTMLGAVFFHMLPEAIELAGGGDQNALAWTAAGLLSLFFLERFFAFHHHEAPADPHEPCPTHLHEHGDGRGHAAGLVDEAAPGGIGPGTKGVSLHWGAAAIGLTAHTIAGGIALASAVAADNALGDTRLGMTSWGVFLATVLHKPADALTIVSLMLRAGVPRNVVHTVNLGFSLMIPLGVLLFFAGIGLTGPGKSDALTANALAFSAGTFLCIALSDLLPELQFHAHDRLKLSAALLAGVGLMALASGWE